The Sulfurimonas lithotrophica genome includes a region encoding these proteins:
- the map gene encoding type I methionyl aminopeptidase, with amino-acid sequence MAISLRKPQEIEKLRAANKIVAGALELLKQNTKPGISLKELDAMAEEYILSNGAKPSFKGLYGFPASVCTSLNQVIIHGIPNDYKLQDGDIIGYDIGTELNGWYGDAAITVGVGKISEQDEKLIACAKEALYEAIEAIKDGMRFKELSAVLENSIRSRGFVPLYDFCGHGIGKKPHEEPEIPNYLEHGSPKSGPKIKNGMVFCLEPMICQKDSSKVILENGWDVVSADGLRGSHYEHTVAIINGKAEILSKI; translated from the coding sequence ATGGCGATTTCGCTACGAAAACCACAAGAGATAGAAAAACTTCGCGCTGCTAACAAAATTGTTGCCGGCGCGTTAGAACTACTTAAACAAAACACTAAACCCGGAATCTCTTTAAAAGAGTTAGACGCTATGGCTGAAGAATATATCTTAAGTAATGGTGCAAAACCTTCTTTTAAAGGGCTTTACGGTTTTCCCGCTTCTGTATGTACATCATTAAATCAAGTTATTATTCACGGTATTCCAAACGATTATAAACTTCAAGATGGTGATATAATCGGTTATGATATCGGTACTGAACTAAACGGCTGGTACGGAGATGCCGCTATAACTGTCGGTGTCGGTAAAATTTCCGAGCAAGATGAAAAACTAATAGCTTGTGCTAAAGAAGCTCTTTATGAAGCTATCGAAGCTATAAAAGACGGAATGAGATTTAAAGAACTATCAGCAGTTTTAGAAAACTCTATCCGTTCACGCGGTTTTGTACCTTTATATGACTTTTGCGGTCACGGTATCGGTAAAAAGCCTCATGAAGAACCGGAAATTCCAAACTACTTGGAGCATGGAAGTCCGAAATCGGGTCCTAAGATAAAAAACGGAATGGTTTTTTGTTTAGAGCCTATGATTTGTCAAAAAGATAGTTCAAAAGTTATTTTGGAAAATGGCTGGGATGTAGTTAGTGCCGATGGGTTACGCGGTTCACACTATGAGCATACTGTTGCAATAATCAACGGTAAAGCTGAAATTTTATCAAAAATTTAA
- the rpsQ gene encoding 30S ribosomal protein S17, which translates to MTHKREIQGNVIKIAGNKTATISVERRVMHPRYHKVVRKFKNYLIHDEKNELKVGDEVVAIECRPLSKTKSFRLKSVVKGAE; encoded by the coding sequence ATGACACATAAACGTGAAATTCAAGGTAATGTGATTAAAATTGCAGGTAACAAGACTGCTACTATTTCAGTAGAGCGTCGTGTTATGCATCCACGTTACCACAAAGTTGTAAGAAAGTTCAAAAATTATCTTATCCATGATGAGAAAAATGAACTTAAAGTTGGTGACGAAGTTGTAGCAATAGAATGTCGTCCGCTTTCTAAGACTAAATCTTTTAGACTTAAATCGGTTGTAAAAGGAGCAGAGTAA
- the rplP gene encoding 50S ribosomal protein L16, translated as MLMPKRTKYRKMMKGRNRGYARSGYKIAFGSIAIKAVEAGRINSRQIEAARITSTRAINRQGKIWIRVFPAKPLTKRPLEVRMGKGKGPIDQYVMNIKPGRIIFEMAGVNEELARKALTLAQHKLPFKTKIITAEMSNEIF; from the coding sequence ATGTTAATGCCTAAAAGAACTAAATACCGTAAAATGATGAAAGGGCGTAACCGTGGTTATGCTCGTAGTGGATACAAAATCGCTTTTGGTTCTATTGCTATTAAAGCAGTAGAAGCTGGTCGTATCAACTCTCGTCAAATTGAGGCTGCTCGTATCACATCTACTCGTGCGATTAATCGTCAAGGTAAGATTTGGATTCGTGTTTTTCCTGCTAAGCCGTTAACTAAACGTCCTCTTGAAGTACGTATGGGTAAAGGTAAAGGTCCAATCGATCAGTATGTTATGAACATTAAACCTGGTCGTATCATTTTTGAAATGGCTGGTGTAAATGAAGAGTTGGCTCGTAAAGCTTTAACTTTAGCACAACACAAGTTACCGTTCAAAACTAAAATTATTACTGCGGAGATGAGCAATGAAATATTCTGA
- the secY gene encoding preprotein translocase subunit SecY, with the protein MNKNLVNKILITIGFLFIYRLLAYVPVPGVDTAVIASFFDSHQSDALGLFNMFSGNAVERLSIISLGIMPYITASIIMELLAATFAPLGQMKKERDGMVKYMQIIRYATIAITLIQAVGVSVGLQSLTGPNGNSAILADHNTFIMLSAVSMLAGTMLLMWIGEQITQSGIGNGISLIIFAGIVSAIPSAIGQSIEMVNTGAMSFLTVLAILALILATVGIIIYVELGERRVPITYAKKTMMQNQNKRVMNYIPIKVNLSGVIPVIFASAILMFPMTVLSSSTNPTIQAIADLLNPNSYFFNFLTFVFVVFFAFFYASITFNAKDISDNLKRQGGFIPGIRTGDATKEFLNMTASNLTVTGALYLGLIATLPFMIIKGMGVPFFFGGTAVLIVVQVALDTMRKIEAQIYMSKYETLSAVGL; encoded by the coding sequence GTGAATAAAAATCTAGTTAATAAGATACTTATTACAATCGGGTTTTTATTTATTTACCGCCTACTGGCATACGTGCCGGTTCCTGGCGTTGATACTGCTGTTATAGCTTCATTCTTCGATTCACATCAATCAGATGCATTAGGTCTTTTTAATATGTTCAGCGGAAATGCCGTTGAGAGATTATCTATCATTTCACTTGGTATTATGCCTTACATTACCGCTTCAATTATCATGGAACTACTTGCTGCAACTTTTGCACCGCTTGGTCAGATGAAAAAAGAACGTGACGGTATGGTTAAATATATGCAAATTATTCGTTATGCGACAATTGCAATTACTCTTATACAAGCTGTAGGTGTTAGTGTAGGATTACAAAGTTTAACCGGACCAAATGGAAATAGTGCAATATTAGCTGATCATAATACATTTATAATGTTGTCGGCTGTATCAATGCTTGCAGGTACTATGTTACTTATGTGGATAGGTGAGCAAATAACTCAAAGCGGTATCGGCAACGGAATATCTTTAATCATTTTTGCAGGTATAGTTTCGGCTATTCCGTCTGCAATAGGTCAAAGTATTGAGATGGTAAATACCGGTGCGATGAGTTTCTTAACTGTTTTAGCAATATTAGCTCTTATATTAGCTACCGTAGGTATTATTATCTATGTAGAGCTTGGTGAACGTCGTGTCCCTATTACATATGCTAAAAAGACTATGATGCAAAACCAAAATAAAAGAGTGATGAACTATATACCTATTAAAGTTAACTTATCGGGTGTTATTCCGGTTATTTTTGCTTCGGCAATTTTAATGTTTCCTATGACGGTATTATCATCTAGTACTAATCCTACAATTCAAGCTATTGCCGATTTATTAAATCCAAATAGTTACTTCTTTAACTTTTTGACTTTTGTATTTGTTGTTTTCTTTGCATTTTTCTATGCATCTATTACATTTAACGCAAAAGATATCTCGGATAATCTAAAAAGACAAGGTGGATTTATACCCGGTATTCGTACAGGTGATGCTACAAAAGAGTTCTTAAATATGACTGCTTCAAACTTAACTGTTACGGGAGCGTTATATTTAGGTCTTATTGCAACATTACCTTTTATGATTATAAAAGGTATGGGTGTTCCGTTCTTCTTTGGTGGTACTGCAGTTTTAATCGTAGTTCAAGTTGCACTTGATACTATGAGAAAAATCGAGGCTCAAATTTACATGAGTAAATATGAAACTCTTAGTGCGGTTGGTCTATAA
- a CDS encoding NnrS family protein, with protein sequence MTFSQEKPQTKKENYFLSQVHQPFFTLGISNTIIMMLIFALGYKGVLTLSVDALFFHVYSLIFIVFINIFTGFLFTTYPKYTGMNNVEKPFYKKLFYINLFGFILFLIGALTHVTILLIATTLIIYGNYLIVKKLKKLFENSTAANLEDPFWMLRAFKFGLAGNILMVISIFIPVIQQFAIALSFFMFLIFLTFAVGQRMIPFFSHSMEEKDERFIGTVFVLFIIKTILATFNSYDYVKIAEIIVDILLGLYMLGEFLKWKILDKNAHPIIWILHLGLFWLPAAFVLDAISLIAELYLDTSFYFLGIHLIALGFLTTILIGFGTRVTYGHSGQPPQAEGLVLGLFYFTQIVVLTRFLYSLNIGFSWGLNFLFDISFTTWLILFVLWAAKFLPVLVRGAK encoded by the coding sequence TTGACATTTTCACAAGAAAAACCGCAAACTAAAAAAGAAAACTATTTTTTATCACAAGTGCATCAGCCTTTTTTTACATTAGGGATATCAAATACGATAATAATGATGCTTATATTTGCTTTGGGATATAAAGGTGTGCTAACGCTTAGTGTAGATGCCCTTTTTTTTCATGTATATTCGCTTATATTTATAGTTTTCATAAATATATTTACAGGCTTTTTATTTACAACCTACCCTAAATACACAGGCATGAACAATGTAGAAAAGCCCTTTTATAAAAAGCTGTTTTATATAAATTTATTTGGTTTTATTCTTTTTTTAATAGGGGCATTAACTCATGTAACTATTTTATTGATTGCAACGACTCTTATAATATACGGAAACTACCTTATAGTAAAAAAACTAAAAAAGTTATTTGAAAACTCTACCGCTGCAAATTTAGAAGATCCTTTTTGGATGCTTAGAGCTTTTAAATTTGGATTAGCCGGAAATATTTTAATGGTTATTTCAATATTTATACCGGTGATACAACAGTTTGCAATAGCTTTATCTTTTTTTATGTTTTTAATCTTTTTAACATTCGCGGTTGGACAAAGAATGATACCTTTTTTCTCACACTCTATGGAAGAAAAAGATGAAAGGTTTATTGGTACAGTATTTGTACTATTTATTATAAAAACAATTCTGGCTACATTTAATTCATATGATTATGTGAAAATTGCAGAAATAATCGTAGATATTCTTCTTGGATTATATATGCTTGGTGAATTTTTAAAATGGAAAATACTAGACAAAAATGCACATCCGATAATCTGGATACTGCATCTAGGCTTATTTTGGTTACCTGCTGCATTTGTATTAGATGCTATCTCTCTTATAGCTGAGCTATACCTAGATACTTCGTTTTACTTCTTAGGTATTCACTTAATAGCTTTAGGTTTTCTAACTACTATTTTAATAGGTTTTGGTACTCGTGTAACATACGGTCACTCAGGTCAACCACCACAAGCTGAAGGCTTGGTATTGGGTCTGTTTTACTTTACCCAGATAGTTGTATTAACTCGTTTTTTATACAGCTTAAATATTGGTTTTTCTTGGGGTTTAAACTTTTTATTTGATATCTCATTTACGACATGGTTAATTCTCTTTGTACTATGGGCTGCTAAATTTTTACCTGTGTTAGTGAGGGGTGCAAAATAA
- the rplN gene encoding 50S ribosomal protein L14 translates to MIQGFTRLNVADNTGAKEIMCIKVLGGSKRRYARVGDVIVASVKKATPTAKVKKGKVVKAVIVRSAKEVHRENGSLIRFDDNAAVILDDKREPIGTRIFGPVAREVRYAGFMKIVSLAPEVV, encoded by the coding sequence ATGATCCAAGGTTTTACTCGTTTAAACGTAGCTGATAATACAGGTGCTAAAGAGATTATGTGTATTAAGGTGCTTGGTGGTTCTAAACGTCGTTATGCTAGAGTAGGTGACGTTATCGTTGCTTCTGTTAAAAAAGCGACACCGACTGCTAAAGTTAAAAAAGGTAAAGTTGTAAAAGCTGTTATAGTTAGAAGTGCTAAAGAAGTTCACCGTGAAAACGGTTCTCTTATCCGTTTTGACGATAATGCAGCTGTTATACTTGATGACAAGAGAGAACCAATCGGTACTCGTATCTTCGGACCTGTTGCTCGTGAAGTACGTTATGCCGGTTTTATGAAAATCGTATCTCTTGCACCGGAGGTTGTTTAA
- the rplF gene encoding 50S ribosomal protein L6, protein MSRIGKNPVDCTADVKVSSNGNVITFSKGNKSVDLDTKGNVDFSIDGNIITFATKSEDRQDRAYWGTYRALAQNIVTGLTTGYQKQLEINGVGYRAAVQGKVLNLQLGFSHDINYDLPEGLEAAVDKNVITLKSHDKQLVGQCAAEIRSFRPPEPYKGKGVKYVEEHIVRKAGKTAAK, encoded by the coding sequence ATGTCAAGAATTGGAAAAAATCCGGTAGATTGTACAGCTGACGTTAAAGTTAGCAGCAATGGAAATGTTATCACTTTTTCTAAAGGTAACAAAAGCGTTGATTTAGATACAAAAGGAAATGTTGATTTTTCTATCGATGGAAATATTATTACTTTTGCAACAAAATCTGAAGATAGACAAGATAGAGCATACTGGGGTACTTACCGTGCACTAGCTCAAAACATAGTAACTGGTTTAACTACAGGTTATCAAAAACAACTTGAGATTAACGGTGTTGGTTACAGAGCTGCTGTACAAGGTAAAGTTCTTAACTTACAATTAGGTTTTTCACACGATATCAACTATGACCTACCGGAAGGTTTAGAAGCGGCAGTTGATAAAAACGTGATTACATTAAAAAGCCATGACAAACAATTAGTTGGTCAATGTGCAGCTGAAATCAGATCTTTCCGTCCACCGGAGCCTTATAAAGGTAAAGGTGTTAAATATGTTGAAGAACATATTGTACGTAAAGCTGGTAAGACAGCGGCTAAATAG
- the rplE gene encoding 50S ribosomal protein L5 has protein sequence MARMKEKYLSLKPELQKELEIANVMQVPALEKIVISVGAGFAMKDNKLIQNIEDTITKIAGQKASTVIAKKSVAGFKVREGMPVGVRVTLRGENMYNFFDRLVSIALPRVKDFRGVARNGFDGRGNYNFGLQEQLIFPEITYDSIMQIHGMNITVVTTAENDKAGFALLAKLGMPFTKGSN, from the coding sequence ATGGCTCGTATGAAAGAAAAATATTTAAGCCTTAAACCAGAACTTCAAAAAGAGTTAGAGATAGCAAACGTAATGCAAGTTCCTGCATTAGAAAAAATCGTTATCTCTGTTGGTGCCGGTTTTGCAATGAAAGATAACAAGCTTATCCAAAACATTGAAGACACAATTACTAAGATTGCCGGTCAAAAAGCATCTACTGTAATTGCTAAGAAATCTGTAGCTGGTTTTAAAGTTCGTGAAGGTATGCCTGTTGGTGTACGTGTTACGCTTCGTGGCGAGAACATGTACAACTTCTTTGATCGTTTAGTATCTATTGCACTTCCACGTGTGAAAGATTTCCGTGGTGTTGCTAGAAACGGTTTTGACGGTCGCGGTAACTATAACTTTGGTTTGCAAGAGCAATTAATCTTCCCGGAGATTACTTATGATTCAATTATGCAAATTCACGGTATGAACATTACGGTTGTAACTACAGCTGAAAATGATAAGGCAGGATTTGCACTACTTGCAAAATTAGGTATGCCTTTTACTAAAGGGAGTAACTAA
- the rpsH gene encoding 30S ribosomal protein S8, producing MINDLVSDALTRIRNAGMRKLDVTTLVHSKSVEALANILVEKGYIDSCNVIEDGVKKTIKVVLKYDENGNTVINEMKRISKPGRRVYKGKEDIKRFKNGYGTIVVSTSKGVLPNDKAYELGIGGEVMCTIW from the coding sequence ATGATTAATGATTTAGTATCAGATGCGTTAACACGTATCCGTAATGCTGGTATGAGAAAGCTAGATGTTACTACTCTTGTTCACTCTAAAAGTGTTGAAGCTTTAGCTAACATTCTAGTAGAAAAAGGTTATATTGATAGTTGTAACGTTATCGAAGACGGCGTTAAAAAAACTATTAAAGTTGTATTAAAGTATGATGAAAACGGTAACACTGTTATCAATGAAATGAAAAGAATCTCTAAACCGGGACGTCGTGTTTACAAAGGTAAAGAAGATATCAAACGTTTCAAAAACGGTTACGGTACTATCGTAGTATCTACATCTAAAGGCGTTCTTCCTAACGATAAAGCTTATGAGCTTGGTATCGGTGGTGAAGTAATGTGTACTATTTGGTAG
- the infA gene encoding translation initiation factor IF-1 — protein MAKADVIEVDGKIVEALPNATFRVELDNGHVILCHIAGKMRMHYIKILPGDKVKLELTPYSLDKGRITYRYK, from the coding sequence ATGGCAAAAGCTGATGTTATCGAAGTAGATGGCAAGATTGTTGAGGCTTTACCTAATGCAACATTTCGTGTTGAGTTAGATAATGGACACGTGATTTTATGTCACATCGCTGGTAAAATGCGTATGCATTACATTAAAATCCTACCTGGAGATAAAGTTAAACTTGAACTTACTCCTTACTCTTTAGACAAAGGTCGTATCACTTACAGATACAAATAA
- the rplX gene encoding 50S ribosomal protein L24, protein MAKFNFKKGDTVEIIAGDDKGTKATVLSVLPKKNKVIVEGCKVAKKAIKPTEDNTKGGHINKEMPIDVSNVRKVEA, encoded by the coding sequence ATGGCAAAGTTTAATTTCAAAAAAGGCGATACTGTAGAAATTATCGCTGGAGATGATAAAGGTACAAAAGCAACTGTTCTTTCTGTATTACCTAAGAAAAATAAGGTAATCGTTGAGGGTTGTAAAGTTGCTAAAAAAGCTATCAAACCTACAGAAGATAATACTAAAGGCGGACATATTAATAAAGAGATGCCGATAGATGTATCAAACGTTCGTAAAGTGGAGGCGTAA
- the rpmC gene encoding 50S ribosomal protein L29, with the protein MKYSDLADKTVHELEAMLKEKKTELFTLKIKKQMMQLQNTSELKVAKKDIARINTAITAAAK; encoded by the coding sequence ATGAAATATTCTGATTTAGCAGATAAAACAGTGCACGAGCTTGAGGCAATGTTAAAAGAGAAGAAAACTGAACTTTTCACTCTTAAGATAAAAAAACAAATGATGCAATTACAAAACACTAGTGAACTTAAAGTTGCTAAAAAAGATATTGCTCGTATTAACACTGCTATCACTGCAGCAGCGAAGTAG
- the rplO gene encoding 50S ribosomal protein L15: MGIENLTPAEGSTSSRKRVGRGQGSGTGKTAARGQKGQKSRSGYKQKRNFIGGQLPLAKILPKIGFNSKNVKPYVINVEKIKAVAELDEITMESIRGVHKIAASVEKVKLVGASAKDLASKIKDDNITTTGK; the protein is encoded by the coding sequence ATGGGTATTGAAAATTTAACTCCGGCTGAAGGTTCTACTTCTAGCCGCAAAAGAGTTGGACGCGGACAAGGTTCAGGTACTGGTAAGACTGCTGCTCGCGGTCAAAAAGGTCAAAAATCTCGTTCAGGTTATAAGCAAAAAAGAAACTTTATCGGTGGTCAGTTACCGTTAGCGAAGATTCTTCCAAAAATCGGTTTTAACTCTAAAAACGTTAAACCTTATGTAATTAATGTTGAAAAAATCAAAGCAGTAGCTGAGTTAGATGAAATCACTATGGAGAGTATCCGTGGAGTTCATAAAATAGCTGCTTCTGTTGAAAAAGTTAAATTGGTTGGTGCATCTGCAAAAGATTTAGCATCAAAAATTAAAGACGACAACATTACCACTACAGGAAAATAG
- a CDS encoding c-type cytochrome produces the protein MLRFFFASIAVSVELFSFDMGALLFHGNCITCHFEHKAVSAPSITEVQRRYKAVFPKKKDFVDYMSKWILKPSAKTSIMLDAVKKYELMPELGYDEDTLRQISEYIYDTDFLKKHKGHIDTHQK, from the coding sequence ATGCTTAGGTTTTTTTTTGCATCCATAGCAGTATCTGTAGAACTGTTTTCATTCGATATGGGTGCATTGCTTTTTCACGGTAACTGCATCACTTGTCACTTTGAGCATAAAGCAGTTTCAGCTCCTTCTATTACTGAGGTACAAAGGCGTTATAAAGCAGTATTTCCTAAAAAAAAAGATTTTGTAGATTATATGAGTAAATGGATTTTAAAACCAAGTGCCAAAACTTCTATAATGCTCGATGCCGTAAAAAAATATGAGTTAATGCCCGAACTTGGATATGATGAAGATACACTAAGACAGATTAGCGAATATATATACGATACCGACTTTTTAAAAAAGCATAAAGGTCATATAGACACACACCAAAAATAG
- a CDS encoding type Z 30S ribosomal protein S14 has protein sequence MAKKSMIAKAAREPKFKVRGYTRCQICGRPHSVMRDFGICRVCFRKMANEGMIPGVRKSSW, from the coding sequence ATGGCTAAGAAGTCTATGATAGCTAAAGCGGCACGTGAACCTAAGTTTAAAGTTCGTGGTTATACACGTTGTCAGATTTGTGGACGTCCACACTCTGTAATGAGAGATTTCGGTATTTGTCGTGTTTGTTTTAGAAAAATGGCAAATGAAGGTATGATCCCAGGTGTTAGAAAGTCTTCTTGGTAA
- the rpsE gene encoding 30S ribosomal protein S5: MEINREDFEESIVNIGRVTKVVKGGRRFRFTALVVVGDKNGTVGFGTGKAKEVPDAIKKAVDEAFKNLSTVSIKGTTIAHDIEHKFNASRVLLKPASEGTGVISGGAMRPVLELAGIQDILTKSIGSNNPNTVVRATVEALSKLKG, encoded by the coding sequence ATGGAAATCAATAGAGAAGATTTTGAAGAATCAATTGTAAATATTGGTCGTGTTACTAAAGTTGTAAAAGGTGGTCGTAGATTTCGTTTTACTGCATTAGTTGTAGTTGGTGATAAAAACGGTACTGTTGGATTTGGAACCGGTAAAGCTAAAGAGGTTCCGGATGCAATCAAAAAAGCTGTAGATGAGGCATTTAAAAACTTATCGACAGTTAGTATTAAAGGTACTACTATTGCACATGATATTGAGCATAAATTTAACGCTAGTCGTGTTTTATTAAAGCCGGCTTCTGAAGGTACGGGTGTTATCTCCGGTGGAGCTATGCGTCCTGTTTTGGAGCTTGCTGGTATTCAAGATATTTTGACTAAGTCAATTGGCTCAAATAATCCAAATACTGTTGTTCGTGCTACAGTTGAAGCACTTTCAAAATTAAAAGGATAG
- the rplR gene encoding 50S ribosomal protein L18, producing the protein MNAKVLKNKLASRIKRKRRIRAKISGSATLPRVSVFRSNRYLTVQAIDDATATTVIGMNSKAINQKANKEGAAALGEAFAAKLKEAKISEIVFDRNGYQYHGVIAAFGDALRANEIKF; encoded by the coding sequence ATGAACGCAAAAGTATTAAAAAATAAATTAGCTTCTCGCATAAAGCGTAAGCGTCGTATTCGTGCAAAAATATCTGGTAGTGCTACACTTCCTCGTGTTTCTGTATTTCGTTCAAACCGTTATTTAACTGTTCAAGCTATAGATGATGCTACGGCTACTACAGTTATCGGTATGAATTCAAAAGCTATCAATCAAAAAGCTAACAAAGAGGGTGCTGCTGCACTTGGTGAAGCATTTGCTGCTAAACTAAAAGAAGCTAAAATCTCTGAGATCGTGTTTGATAGAAACGGTTACCAATACCACGGTGTAATTGCTGCATTTGGTGACGCACTTCGTGCAAACGAAATTAAGTTCTAG